The stretch of DNA CACCTTTTGGTAATTTTACACCATATTTTAAGTACTTTTTGGGTTCATTTAAAAAATCTACTACTTCTTCAAGTTCTTCTTTGATTTCTTTTATTCCAGCAACATCTTTAAAAGTTACATTCGAAGTTACTGCTTGAATATTTGTGTTTAAATCTTCATTTGAAGCATTTGCTTTTGATTCTTCTAATTGAGAACTAAATGATTTAATTTTTTTATTTTTATTAAAATACTCTTTTAATTTATCTTGTTTTAACTTTATTACTAAAGCTACAAAAAGTAAAATAAATAAAAATCCTATTCCTAAATAATATGAACTTCCCTCTATATGAGAGCCGCCTTTATAAAGTGTATATAAAAAAAGAATTAATAAAACCATGGCAGAAATTGCCATTAGTTTAAAATTCTTATCTAATATTTTATTATCTGAATTTTGCGACATTATTTTTAGCCTTTACATCATAATCATCAATAAATATCCAATCGCCTACTAAATCAACAGTAGAATCAATTTCAATATGATTAAAATGTTGATCTAAACCTATGTATTTCCCATTTTTTTCTTGTTCTATTAATATTTCTAAAGTTTTATTATTGTTTTTTCTAAAATTATAATTTTTTTCTTCAATAATTTTAGTTAATTCGTTATAACGTAATTTTGCAATATTACCACGAACTTCAGGTTTCATAGTTGCACTTGGTGTTCCATCTCTTTTTGAATATGTAAATGCATGTACATGTGTAAGAGGGAATTTATGAAGATTTTCCATAGCTTCTTTCCATAATTCTTCAGTTTCACCTGGGTGTCCTACAATAAAGTCAGTTCCTAAAGCATAGCCATTTTCACTTAAAAATTCAAAAAGCTCTAAATCTGATAAAACTTTATTTCTTCTATTCATAATTTTTAGCATATCTTTTGAAGTATGTTGAAGTGCAATATGTAGATGCTTTGCCATAAATGGTTCATTTACCAATTCTTTAAATTCATCATCAATTTGAATAGGCTCAATACTTCCCATTCTAATTCTTCTAACACCTTTGATTTGTGACATTTTCTTTAAAAGTTTTGCTAATGAAGTATGCTGTTTTTTTCCATAAGAACCTACATTTGTTCCTGTTAAAATAAATTCACCAAATCCATTTGATGCTAAAGTTTCAACTTGTTCTAATATTTTTTCTTCACTATAAGATCTTGCATCTCCACGTACGTGAGGAATAATACAATATGAACATCTAAAATCACAACCTTCTTGAATTTTGATAAAAGCTCTACTTTTACCTATAAATTCTTCTACGATTGTATTATCAAGATGTTCTAAATCACCAGCTTGGAAAAATCTATCTTCTTGTTGTAAAAGTTCATTTATTTTTTCTTTTTCTGAATGTCCAAATAAAGCATCAACTTTTTCTTCTTTAAATAAACTCTCACCTTTTGTCCATACTCCACACCCTGTAAATACAACTCTTGGATCTTTTGGAAGTTTCTTTAAAGAATTTATATAACCACGAGCTGTACTATCAGCACCATTTGTAACAGTACATGAGTTAATAACTACAACATCTGCATCTTTTTCATTTTGTGTAACATCAAAATCTTTTAAGTTACTCATCATAACTTGTGTATCAAAAACATTTGTTCTACATCCAAATGTTTTAAAATATACTTTTTGTTTATCTTTAGTAAAATTCATGTATTTTCTTAACCCTCTATATCTTCTAAGTCTTCTGGTTTTGGTCTATTTGAACGTGATGGACCATAATGATTTTCCGTATTATTCATATTAATTTGTTGAGTAGGATATGCAATATGAATATCATCTTCTTTCATAAATGCTTCTAATATCTCTGGACTCATAGTACTTCTTAATTGTAAAGCTGCATAAGAATTTGTAAGATACCATCCTGAAATTACAATTCCATACGATTCAACAAAAGTGAATACACGTGGTTCAACTCCTGTTGCTCTAAGTTGATATTTACTTCTCATTTTGCTTAACTGTTTTCTTGTAATATCTGTATAACCTTTTGAATAATGCTTTAAAATATCTCTTGAAATTTTTTGTGCTTTTTTATAATTTGAATCAAAAGTAATAGTAATATCAATACCATCCCAAACAGTTCTAAGTCCTGAATGTGTATAGTTTGCAATCATTTCAGAGAATATATAATTATTTGGAATAAAGAAAATACGACCTGTTCTTCTATTTACTGTATATGAAGTATAAGTAATATCTTCTCTAATTGTGATTTTAAATAGTGAAATATCTAAAACATCACCAACAGCTTGAACACCACTTCTACTTACTTTAATTCTATCACCAACTTGTATAGAACCAGATGTAACCATTACCATCCATCCAAATATAGACATAAACCAATCTTTTAAAGCAATAGCAATACCAGCTGATGCAAACCCTAAAATTGTTACAAGATATGAAACATTATCAATATACGAAAACATTAAAATCATCACAATTAAAAATACAACTGTAAAGTTAATAATTTTATTTGTCATATAGTAACTCTCATTTTGTGAGAAGTATTTTTTAAGTGCAAGTTTTACTAAAAATGAAACGAATGCTAAAACTAAAAGTATTATAAATATAAAAAGAACTTTTTCAACTTGTTGTGATATTTGATTTTTAATCTCTAAAATTACTTGTTCGATTTTTCTTGTATAAACTTCTTCTGTAGTTGATACAATTTCTAAAACCATATTAAAATCTTTTTTCTGCTTATCTAGAAAAGTAATCTTTTCTTTATAATCACTTCTTTGTTCTAAATTAAATAGTTCTAAATATAAAAAGAGTTCTTCGTCTAACTTAATTGTTAAATCACTAATATCTTCTTCTCTATTTTTAAATTGGTTTTTACTATCTTCTAACTTTTTAATTTGAGAAAGTGCATTTATAATACCAAAAGGATTTGATATATGATCATAAGCTTCAATTTCTGGAGGATTAATAAAGCCACCAATTGGTGATCCCTTATACTCTTCTATTAATTCAAGTTCATTTTCTTTTACTCTTATTTTATTATGAAGTTGGTATACCTGCTCTTCTTCTGCATTTTTCTTATTTGTTAAACTTCTCTTTAAAATAGCTAGTTCTGTAGATATTTTTCTATATGAAAGATAATTAGAATATCTTTTTAAAAGAATATTATTTTTTAATCCTAATTCAATTTTTTTAATCTTTTCAAGTAAACTTTCAATTTTTGCAAGATTTTGAATATTAATCTCTTTTTTTTTCTTTTCTTCTAACTCTTTTTTTTCTTTTTCTTTTAATTCAATTTGTGCTTCATTGAATTTTTCTTTTATTATATTTTGTTCGATTTTTTTAACTTCTGCTTTATCTTTTTTATCAACAACTTCACTTTCGGCAAAAACTGTAATTGTAAAAATAAATATTAATAATAAATTTTTAAGCACAAGTAAAACCCTCTAAAACTTCAATCATATCTTTTTTATCCACTTCATTTGTGATTAAACAATCACCAATACCACGTGCTAATATAAATTTGATTTTATTATCCAAAGATTTCTTATCTAAAAAGAAATGCTCATAAAAGTCTTCAACATTTTTAATATTATAACTTGTTGGAATATTATACTTTTCAAGTAATTTTTTAACCCTTAAAGCATCATCTTCGCTCATTAAGCCTAACTTAACAGATGCAGCATTTGCCATCATCATACCAATTGCCACAGCTTCACCGTGTAAATAAGTATTATAATTTGTTTCATTTTCAACAACATGCCCAAAAGTATGTCCATAATTTAACGCAGCTCTAATACCGTGTTCTTTTTCATCTTGTGAAACTACATAAGCTTTTGTTTCTACAGATTTTTGAATCGCTATTTTTAAATTAGCTTCATCTGTAATATCATTTTGTTCTAACCATTCAAAGAAGTCTTTATTAAAAGTAACAGCCATTTTAACGATTTCAGCTACTCCTGCTCCAAATTCTCTTTTTGGAAGAGTTTTTAACATTGAAGGATCAATATAAACTGCAATTGGTTGGTGAAAAGCACCAATTAAGTTTTTTCCAAACTTATTGTTAATACCAGTTTTTCCACCAACACTTGCATCAACTTGTGATAAAAGTGTAGTTGGAATTTGAATAAAATCAATACCTCTTTGGTAAATAGAAGCAGCGAATCCAGTCATATCACCAATAACACCACCACCAAAAGCAACAAGTAATGATTTTCTATCTAGTCTTTTAGTAAAACAGTGTTCTAAAATAGATTCTATTGTTTCCATATGCTTATATTGTTCACCATCAGGAATAGTACAAACACTAAGTTCTTTTGCATTAAGCTTAGTTTTTAAGTACTCTAAGTGGAAACCACTAACAGTTGGGTTAGTAACAATTACGACTTTTGTATCGAAATAAAGTTCGTTCAGTTTATCTATAAAAATATCATAAGAATTATCGTGGGGTAAATTAATTTTAACAGTCATTTTAAATATATCCATATTGTTTAGTATAAGTGTAGTTATATTATCTAAAATTTAATAAAAAAGCTTTGAAGAATATTATATTTAATACTCTATTTAAACTTAGTAGAAAATTTTGTCTTTTTCTACTATTATTTTACTAATAATAGAAAAAAACAAATCAAAAATTATCCGATGAATTTTCCATTTTTTAATCTTTGAGCATCCATTATTTCAATCTCTCTTGCACCTGAGATTACAATTTTAGGATCTACACTATAATCAATATCTGCATCCCTATCTTTATAATCAACAGAATTTAATATAACTTTTAAAGCTTCTAATCTAGCTTTTTGTTTATCATTTGAACGAATTACTGTCCATGGAGCATTGTGTGAATGAGTTTGTTTTAACATATTATATTTTGTTAAAGTAAAATCATCCCATCTTTCTTGAGCTTGCATATCAATTTCACTTAATTTCCATTGTCTTAAAGGATCTGTTTTTCTTCTCTCAAATCTATTAGCTTGTTCATCTTTTGTAACTGAGAAATATAACTTAACAATTATTGTACCTTGTGTTGTTAAATCATTTTCAAAAAAAGTAACACTATTCATAAAATCTGAATACTCTTTTTCTGTACAAAAATCAAAAACGTGTTCAACCATAGCTCTGTTATACCAAGATCTATCAAAAAGAACTACTTCTCCACCTCTTGGAAAATGCTCAATATACTTTTGATAATACCATTGAGTTTTTTGCTCTTGTGTTGGTTTACCAAGTGCTACAACTCTATAATGTTTTTCATTCATATATCTTGTTATTCTTCTGATTGTTCCACCTTTTCCAGCAGCATCTCTACCTTCAAAAAGAATAATCATCTTTTGTTGAGTATCTTCTAAATGTTTTTGAAGTTTAATTAATTCAGCTTGATAAGGCTTAAGTGCTTTTTCAGCCTCTCTTTTACTTGATATCTTTAAACTTTTTTCTTCTAAGTTCTTATAGTTTTTATAGATACTAACTAATTCATCTAAAGATACTTCATCTTCATCAATTTTTACAATTTTATCAACCATTTTATCTCCAATATAAAAAATATACTATACTTTACTCCATAGAATAAATATAATTTTAACATAACTGTACCTATTATTAAATTAGAAAGATTTTATATAAAAATAATTACTATTTAGTTACAGATAATCTTAATTAAAAATAAATAATTAATCCAATGATTTATATAGTTTTCCAAGTTTCTCTGAAATTCTACAAAGAAGTTTTATTTCAAGGCACGTAAAACTTTATATTCTTCTAAAGCATAATCATCGGTCATACCGCTAATATAATCAATAATAAGTCTAACACGATGATACCACTCTAAAATTTCATATGATTTTACATCTTCATTATTTAGTTCTTTTATGTTATTTTTATATGCGACAATTTGCTTTGGAGAAATTCTTCTTAATAATCTCATAGAAATAAAACAATCAATTTCTTCATCTCTTAATAATTTTTCAAAATCTTTTATATCCAAATCTAAAAGTGGTTTATAATTTGTAAATAATCCATTTATTATTGCATAACATTTAAGTTCCAATGTTTGAATGTGTTTGTTTTGATAAATATATTTCATTGATATATTTTGTAAAATTTTTATTGCTTTGTAATATTTACTTTCTTTATCAAATTCAAGCAAAGCATAGTTAAATTCTCCATTAAATATTTTTTCATGATTATCTATAAAAATGTCCACAACATGATAAACTAAAGAAGATACAATCTTTGCTCGAACTAGCGTAAAGAACATATTAAACTGATATGGTTCTTCATCTTCTTTTGCTTTTTCATACCTATCTTGAATAACTTCTAAAAGATAATGTTCATCCTCTTTCTCACACTCTTGTTTTATAAGATTATAAACATCATCTAATGATAAAATTCCTTTTTCAACTGAATCTTCTAAATCAGCAGTAAGATATGAAATATCATCAGCAGCTTCCATAATATAAGTTATTGGAAATCTACATCCTTCTTTTACTTCTAAAGTTTCTTGAATTTTTTCTATGAAATTCTTTTCACTATAGTAATAACCTGGCTTTTTCTTTAGATAATCAAACTTTTCGCCTTGTTTAGGTTTATCCTCAAAAGCGCCTCTTGTATATTTTAAAACAGATAATATTTGAGTATACGATAGATTTAGTCTTTGTAATTTTGAGATAACTCTTATAGCTTGTGCGTTTCCATCATAATTACAAATATCTTTTTTGATTAATTCTTTTAAATTTATATGTTCTTTTGTAATTGTTTCAAAACTATCTAATTTTGCAATCAAGTTTTTTGAAATCCAATCATTTATAGTTTGCTCAGCAAAATGTCCAAAAGGTGGGTTTCCTATATCATGAAGTAAGCTTGTCATTTCAGCAGTTGAAACAAAAGCGTTTTCTAAACCTTCTAATTTATAAAAATCTAAACCTTTTTTCTCCTTTAATTTAGAAAGAATAGTTTTAGATATAAAACGGGCATTTTGAGAAACTTCTAAAGAATGAGTTAAACGAGTACGAATAGAAGCATTTAATTCTAATGCAAAAACTTGAGTACGCTTTTGCAATCTTCTAAAAGCAGGAGAAGACAAAATTCTTCCCCTATCACTTTCAACTGAGGCATCAATATTTTTTGAAGGATAAAACTCTCTATCTACTGTAATTTTTTTATTATAATCTATCATTTGATTATGTTCCTTTAATATACATTCTATTAGAGTCTTTATTTTATCTTTTTCGAATTTATATGTAAAGATATAAAATTATTATTCTTAAGCTATTTTTTTAATAACCATGCATTAAATTGTTCATTTAATTCAGTACCATAATCAGACCAAAAAGCACTGTTAACTTTAAAACCTTCATCTAAATGGGCCGTTGGAAGATTTTGCTGTGCTTCTTTATCTACTAAATTAGTTGAAGATTTTCTTGTTGGTCCATAATTAATATCTTTTACTCCAGATAATGGTACTGTTGAAGTAGCATAAGCTATAAATTTCTTTGATAATTCTAATTTTTTTGTTCCTTTAACTATGGCCCAACCATCTAAATCAAATCCTTGTGCATCCCAAACAACATTAAATTTCGTAAATCTACCATTAGGTGCTTGAGACATAATTACTGATCCATCATTTAATAATTGAGGTGATTGCGACCATGAATCAAACCAAATAACTGAGTCTTTAATTGTATCAAGTTTTGCAAATGCTCTTTTAACACCTTCTTGTGTTTCTAGAACATCATAAACATCTTTAGCCGCTACGCCATCAGCTATTAATGCCCATTCCATATTTATTTGTGCTCTCTTGTTCAAACCTCTTTTACCTGGTATCTTTTTTGTATCAAATAAATCATTTATTGTTTTAGGTTTAATATCACCTATAAATTTGTCGTTATAAGCAAATACAGCAGACCAAAAAGTAATTCCCACAGCACACTCACTTGATAATGCTAAAGGATAAAAATCATTTTTTGCACTAACTCCATCATCCCCTTTTGGTAAAAACTCTGGATCAATTATTTCTAAAAGATTTTCATTACAAGCTTTTTCTAAATCAATATAATCAATATCGATAACATCCCATTTAACATTACCTGAATCTACTTGTGCTTTTATCTCAGCTGTTCCACCTTTATAGTCATCAGTTAAAATATTTATACCTGTTTTTTTCATAAAAGGTTCAATCATATGTTCTTTCTGGATTTTACTATAATCCCCACCAAACCCCATAACTGTTAAACTCTCTGATGCAAAGCTTGATATGTTTAAAGATGCTATTAAAGATGCTATTAATACTGTTTTCTTCATTTTAGTTTCTCCTAAATAAAATTTGAAACACGTTAAGAGGTATTAACCTCCCGGGCTTTTATCCCTCCGTGTAACTCTATTTAAGAGTCGATTGCTCTTGGACCAGACAACTTATAAATAAGTTCGGAACCCTAGCTACCATTTGTAGTTATTTTAAATGAGGTAAATACCTCTGATATGTTTCGTTAAATTAATACTATATAATATAACTAATAATAAATAACTAAAGTGTATATAAAATAAACAATATCTATTTTTCTAAATTATTACCAATCATCCATCGCATCTTTTGTATCAATTAATGTAAGTTCTACATCATTTGAGCTTTCTCTTGTTCCCATATATATTCTAGGATATGCTTCAATTATATCATCATCATTTGCAGCTGTTCCATTTATAAAGACGAATTCTAGGTGTTTTGCATACTTCATTAATTCTGTAAAGTAATCTGCTGATATTTGTCCTATTTCATCTATAATACAATGATATCTTGTGTGTTCATTATTTGCAAATTTATTTGTTACCATTCTAAGTAATGTAATATATATAATAGCTTTTATCATAATAGATGTTCCATTACTTCCTACACTATCGAGTGTTGCTATTCCTTTTGTAACTTGTGCATTTTCACTTACATCAAATGTTAAAGTACTTATATCCGAAACTGTTATATTTTTCTTAAAAGTTTTATCTAATATGATTTGTAAATCTTGTGCTATATTAATAAGTTCATCTTTTACTTGTTCTGATCTATCAGAATTTTCATAACCAATTAGCATATTAGCACTTAACATATCTCCAATACTTTCGATTTTACTTACTATTTCATCTTTTCCTGTATCTTTAAAACTAAGTCTTATATAATCTATTACAGAAATTTTATCAATACCATCACTAATTGTTCTATTTATTTTATTTACATCTTTTACAATACTTTGGAAAGTCCCTTTGATATGTGATATTTTACTTACTGCATCATTTATAGCTTCTATTAGTCTATGAAGTTGTAAACTTGTTCCTTCAATATCAAATTTTGTTTTTATAAAATCTATATATGATTTTGCTATTAAAATATACTGTTCTATATTCTCTTCAAAAATATTTAAATCTGATTTTGTTTTTAATTTCATCATATTTTCAGAAGGAATACCATCAATTATTTTTCCTGTTTCAAGGATTATAATCTTTTCTTTTTCATTTTGTTGAACTTTTAGTGTTTCGTATCTTTCAAATACTCTTATATATTTTTTACTATCAAGTAAAGATACTATTTCTTTTTCATCATATTCTTCATAATTATTATTTGCATTTATTTCAACTTGCAATATTTGTTCTTTAAAAGTCTCAAAAGAATCTGAATGATTTTTAAAAATAATTATATTTTTTTCTATTTCAATTAATTTATCTTCAATTAAATGAATTGATTCATCAAAATAATCTTTATCACTATTTCTTTGTTTTTTAATTGTTAGAGCTTGTTCTTTTAGTGAATTAATAGCATTATAGTTCGGTAATACTTCATCTTTATATCTTAAAACTAATGATTTATTATCTTTAATACTTTTTAATGTTTTATTCAATTGATTAATAGCTTTTTGTAATGATTCAAGTTCTGTTATATCAATATTTTCACTTTGCTTAATTGTATTGTATGTATTGTGGATTCTTGAATCTGAGTCTTCTATAAGTTTTTTATATTTTTTATTTATTCCAATAATTTCTTGTTTACAAGTATTTAATTGTGCATTTAAATTACTTTCTTTATCATTATATTCTTTGTCAATTTTAGCAATAAAATCAGCTTTGTTTTTTCTTATGATAGAAATATAATCTTTAACTTGTATTAATTGTATTTTATATTTTTCAAGATTACTCTTTTTTTCTTGTATATTTTTTTCTAATTCTTCTTTTAAAAGTTTAGTTTCATCTTCTAATCTTTTTGTTTCATTGATTATTTTTATCTCATTATCTTTGATTTTTGGAGATAAGATATATAATTCTCTTGATTTTTCTTTTATTAATCTTTGATATTTATTTGATGATGATTTTAAATTGTCCTCAAGATTTTTGAATTTGATATTGTGTTTTATTATTATTTCATCGAGATCTTTTTGTAAATTTGCTTTAGAATTTTCAAGTGTACTAATATCATATTTACTAGCCAAAGAATCAATATCACCATTAATTCTTAAACCATAAAAAGAATCATCTTTGTTTTCAAAACTATTTTCAAGTGAAAAATCAAGATGTTTTTCTTCAAATAATATCTCATCACTTGCAATAGCAAGTATTTTTGTTTTATTTGGAACATTATTTTTATTTAAGAAACCAAATAAATTATTCTTCCCAATATCTAGTTTTTGATTTATGCTATCAATTTTTGATTTAATTACATCTTTTTTCTTTGTATATTCATCTACTTCATTTTGTATTTTTTTATTATAATCATCAAAATTAATATCTCTTTGTTTTTCAAGTTCATTTTTTTCATTTGTTAAGCTTTTGAGCTCTTGACTTATAGTATTTTGTAAGTTTTTTAATCTTTGTAATTCTTCTTTAATTCTATTTGTTGAAGTACTTTGTAAAGCTTGTTGTGGTAATAAAGCAAGCGTTATTTCTTCTTTAGATACTTTTTTATCTAAATCATTATATTCTGCTGTTTTACTTTCAAGAGTATCATCCAATGATAATAAAGCAGTTTTAATCTCAATATCTTTATCTTTTGATAATTGTAAAAGCTTAGAATTTATAAGGTCTTTTTTGTTTTCTAATTCTCTTTTTTCATCTTCTTTTTTATCATTTATACTAACTCTTGCTTTTTGCTTTTCATACTCTTCTTTTGTTTCTAACTCTTTTATACTACTTGATATAGAGTCTACTTTTATATTTAATTCATTTAAATTTATTTCGTAAGTATTCTCTTTATCTTGCTCACTTATTAGATGCTCAATTCTGTATTTTTGAGTAAAATCATTATATGTTTTTTCATTTACTTTGATAATATTGTTTAACTCAGCTATTTGTGTATTGTAATTAGTTGATTTATTCTTCCATTCACTTTGTAAAATATTTTTTTGTTCATTTTGTATTTTTTGTTGAGCTATAAAATCAACTTGTTTATCATCTATTACTTTTTTGATTTTATTCGTATTATATGCGATTGTTTCTAATTGAGTTTTAGTATTATTTATCTCATCGCATAAAGCTTTATATGTAATAATTGTTTCATCAAGGTTTAAAATTCTATCTCTTCTGTCTTTTATTAACTCAAAATGAGATACGTTTAGAAGCGCATCTGAAAGTTTAAATTTAAACTCTGAAATATCTAAAGAATACTCTTTCTCACCAATTAGTGAAATAAGCATATCTTTTATACCTCTATCTCTAACTGATGAGTTTGAATAAATATTAAATAAATATTTACCAAATATACTTGCAGATTCTTCACTATCATAAAAAGAAAAATCTAAATCAGGTTTATCTTTGTTTGGTAATAATCTATAACTTTTTTTACACATCATTTTTCTAAATGTTGCTACAGTTTCACTCTTGTAAAATGTCAAAAAGTTTTTTGAACAATTTGCAAGAATTTCTTTTAGATTTAAACTTCTATTATCTTCATCAAGATATAAAGTGCTTATATCTTCTTCAAAATTTTGAATATTTACAAAAACATGCTTTACTTTTCCCTCATCTTTACTTAAGATAATAAGATTTCTACCAATAACATTTTCATATACATAAATAAGATGTGAATAGCTACCTTCTAAATGCCAATCATAAAAACTAAGCTCTTTACTAAGAGGTCTAGTTTTATCTTTATCCATAGTATAAAAATAACATATTGCACTCATTACAGTTGTTTTTCCAACTCCAGAACTACCAAGTAAAAGAGTAAAATCATCTATAATAACTTTTTCATTAGGAAAATGTCCACTATTTATAAATCTTATTTCTTTTAATCCAAATGTACTACAGCTCATATTCAATTTCCTCAATGATATCTTCAATAAATTTAAATGACCGAAGAATCAAGAATTCCCCTGATCTATTACCTACACTTTGGGCAAAACCGTCATTTTTCAATCTAGTAATAATCGAATCAATTGCTTCACGGTTTGTTGAACGTTTTTTTAAAAAGCTCATTTTATCAGTCATTGTTTTTAATTCTATATCTTCGTTTAATCTACTTTCCATATTACTAGCACTATATGGACCACCATCTGCTGAGCTTATATTTGTATTTAAAAGTTTTAAAAATCTATATATTTCTATGTAATCAATATAAGCATTAACATAAGATTTAGGAATAGTTTCATAGCCTTCAATTATAAAAAAGAAAAAACCTTTATCACTTACAAGTGTATACCCTATAATAGAATAGTAAGTTCTTACATCTTGTGTATATTGTAGTATGAAATTATATGCTTCTTTGATTTTAAAATCACTGCTATTTTCATTAATAAATTTACCATTTACTCTACACTCTTCAATTACTTGAAAAATATCTTTATAATCTTCTAATTGTGCTAAATCCACTCTATCCCTTTTTTATAATATATGGCAATTTTATGCCTTTATGTTCAACAATTTCATCTCTTGAAATATATAAAAACTTGTTGTATTGCAGTGTTACTCTAATAAATATTGATAAAAATTGTTTTTTATCTAAATCTTTTTGTATTAAAAATGAAGCTAAATCTCTATCTTGTTTTATAAAACTATTATAAACTTTTTTTGTTCCAAGAATTTTTTTCATTTTTAGAACTTTTTTTTCACTAGGTTTAATAGATGCAGGTCTTGGTTCTTCTTTTTTTATCTCTTCATTTACAGGGATATTGTTTTCTTTTGCAATTAAAACAATAGCATCAACTAGCTCATTATTATTCATATAATGTGATTTTATTTTTATACTTTTTGCAA from Poseidonibacter antarcticus encodes:
- a CDS encoding ATP-binding protein, which produces MSCSTFGLKEIRFINSGHFPNEKVIIDDFTLLLGSSGVGKTTVMSAICYFYTMDKDKTRPLSKELSFYDWHLEGSYSHLIYVYENVIGRNLIILSKDEGKVKHVFVNIQNFEEDISTLYLDEDNRSLNLKEILANCSKNFLTFYKSETVATFRKMMCKKSYRLLPNKDKPDLDFSFYDSEESASIFGKYLFNIYSNSSVRDRGIKDMLISLIGEKEYSLDISEFKFKLSDALLNVSHFELIKDRRDRILNLDETIITYKALCDEINNTKTQLETIAYNTNKIKKVIDDKQVDFIAQQKIQNEQKNILQSEWKNKSTNYNTQIAELNNIIKVNEKTYNDFTQKYRIEHLISEQDKENTYEINLNELNIKVDSISSSIKELETKEEYEKQKARVSINDKKEDEKRELENKKDLINSKLLQLSKDKDIEIKTALLSLDDTLESKTAEYNDLDKKVSKEEITLALLPQQALQSTSTNRIKEELQRLKNLQNTISQELKSLTNEKNELEKQRDINFDDYNKKIQNEVDEYTKKKDVIKSKIDSINQKLDIGKNNLFGFLNKNNVPNKTKILAIASDEILFEEKHLDFSLENSFENKDDSFYGLRINGDIDSLASKYDISTLENSKANLQKDLDEIIIKHNIKFKNLEDNLKSSSNKYQRLIKEKSRELYILSPKIKDNEIKIINETKRLEDETKLLKEELEKNIQEKKSNLEKYKIQLIQVKDYISIIRKNKADFIAKIDKEYNDKESNLNAQLNTCKQEIIGINKKYKKLIEDSDSRIHNTYNTIKQSENIDITELESLQKAINQLNKTLKSIKDNKSLVLRYKDEVLPNYNAINSLKEQALTIKKQRNSDKDYFDESIHLIEDKLIEIEKNIIIFKNHSDSFETFKEQILQVEINANNNYEEYDEKEIVSLLDSKKYIRVFERYETLKVQQNEKEKIIILETGKIIDGIPSENMMKLKTKSDLNIFEENIEQYILIAKSYIDFIKTKFDIEGTSLQLHRLIEAINDAVSKISHIKGTFQSIVKDVNKINRTISDGIDKISVIDYIRLSFKDTGKDEIVSKIESIGDMLSANMLIGYENSDRSEQVKDELINIAQDLQIILDKTFKKNITVSDISTLTFDVSENAQVTKGIATLDSVGSNGTSIMIKAIIYITLLRMVTNKFANNEHTRYHCIIDEIGQISADYFTELMKYAKHLEFVFINGTAANDDDIIEAYPRIYMGTRESSNDVELTLIDTKDAMDDW
- a CDS encoding condensin complex protein MksE, which encodes MDLAQLEDYKDIFQVIEECRVNGKFINENSSDFKIKEAYNFILQYTQDVRTYYSIIGYTLVSDKGFFFFIIEGYETIPKSYVNAYIDYIEIYRFLKLLNTNISSADGGPYSASNMESRLNEDIELKTMTDKMSFLKKRSTNREAIDSIITRLKNDGFAQSVGNRSGEFLILRSFKFIEDIIEEIEYEL